One Acidobacteriota bacterium DNA window includes the following coding sequences:
- a CDS encoding DUF1552 domain-containing protein, whose translation MIITRKQLPRRTFLKGLGTVIALPMLDAMTPALAATPKAPVRLAFLYVPNGVVNIDWWRPQGEGRNFEFSRLMKPLESLREDIFALSGLDDHNGNALGDGPGDHGRAGASFLSGVHCKKTAGADIQAGISADQFAAQALASQTRFPSLELGCEDSRTVGNCDSGYSCAYTNSISWRTPTQPNPPEINPRMAFERLFGTADLSLAPEVRARRAAYRKSILDMVREDTQKLTGTLGTNDKRKLDEYLFAVREIEQRIEKAEKENRDITPPFEKPAGIPTTFQEYVKLMCDIQMVAFQTDLTRVSTLMFAREGSMRVYPEIGINDPHHPLTHHRGIAEWIEKVAVINTYHVKLLAEYLQRLKDTKEGDGNLLDNSMIVYGAGISDGNKHNHEDLPIILAGRGGGAFKPGRHIFFKPGVPMTNLYLTLLDRMGVHPEKIGDSTGKFDHLSDLNRAA comes from the coding sequence ATGATCATCACACGCAAACAACTTCCGCGCAGAACGTTTCTGAAAGGCTTGGGAACCGTTATCGCGTTGCCGATGCTGGACGCGATGACACCCGCGCTGGCTGCAACCCCGAAAGCTCCCGTGCGGTTGGCGTTCCTGTACGTTCCGAATGGTGTGGTCAACATTGACTGGTGGCGTCCGCAGGGCGAAGGCCGCAATTTCGAGTTTTCCCGCTTGATGAAACCGCTGGAATCGTTGCGCGAAGACATTTTTGCGTTGTCCGGGTTGGATGATCACAATGGCAATGCCCTGGGCGACGGCCCGGGCGACCACGGCAGAGCGGGCGCTTCATTCCTGTCGGGCGTGCATTGCAAAAAAACTGCTGGCGCGGACATTCAAGCGGGCATTTCCGCCGACCAGTTTGCCGCGCAAGCTCTCGCGTCGCAAACGCGTTTCCCTTCCCTGGAACTCGGTTGCGAAGATTCGCGCACCGTAGGCAATTGCGATTCTGGCTACAGTTGCGCGTATACGAACAGCATTTCCTGGCGCACGCCGACGCAACCCAATCCGCCGGAAATCAATCCGCGCATGGCGTTTGAACGCTTATTCGGAACCGCCGATTTGAGTCTTGCGCCGGAAGTTCGCGCTCGTCGCGCCGCATACCGCAAAAGCATTCTGGATATGGTGCGCGAAGACACACAGAAACTGACCGGCACGCTCGGCACAAACGACAAACGAAAGCTCGACGAATATCTGTTTGCCGTCCGCGAAATCGAACAGCGCATCGAAAAAGCCGAAAAGGAAAACCGCGACATCACACCGCCGTTTGAAAAACCCGCGGGCATTCCAACGACCTTTCAGGAATACGTCAAACTGATGTGCGACATTCAGATGGTCGCGTTCCAAACCGATCTGACGCGTGTTTCGACGCTGATGTTCGCCCGCGAAGGCAGCATGCGCGTGTATCCCGAAATTGGCATCAACGATCCGCATCATCCGCTGACGCATCATCGCGGCATCGCCGAATGGATTGAAAAGGTTGCGGTGATCAACACCTACCACGTGAAGTTGCTGGCCGAATATCTGCAACGATTGAAAGACACCAAAGAAGGCGATGGCAATTTGCTGGACAATTCGATGATTGTGTACGGCGCAGGCATCAGCGATGGCAATAAACACAACCACGAAGATTTGCCGATCATTCTGGCCGGTCGCGGCGGCGGAGCGTTCAAACCCGGACGCCACATCTTTTTCAAACCCGGCGTGCCGATGACGAATTTGTATCTGACTTTGCTGGATCGAATGGGCGTGCATCCCGAAAAGATCGGCGACAGCACAGGCAAGTTCGACCATCTGAGCGATCTAAATCGGGCAGCGTAA